In a single window of the Methylococcus sp. Mc7 genome:
- a CDS encoding SEC-C metal-binding domain-containing protein, with translation MTGTTSSCPCGSGRKFKHCCTA, from the coding sequence ATGACCGGCACGACATCGAGCTGCCCCTGCGGCAGCGGGAGGAAATTCAAGCATTGCTGCACGGCGTAG
- a CDS encoding phenylpyruvate tautomerase MIF-related protein: MPYLKIQMSRELEPGKSKALLAAASQRIASELGKPERYVMVELTSNPAMLFAGTDEPAAFVELKSIGLPAGKTKALSQVLCSLLQDSAGISPARVYIEFTDAAGGFWGWNSSTF, translated from the coding sequence ATGCCATACCTGAAAATCCAGATGAGCCGTGAGCTCGAACCCGGGAAGTCGAAAGCGCTGCTGGCCGCGGCTTCCCAAAGAATAGCCAGCGAACTGGGCAAGCCGGAGCGTTATGTGATGGTGGAGCTCACCTCGAATCCGGCCATGCTTTTCGCCGGCACGGACGAGCCGGCGGCTTTCGTGGAACTGAAGAGCATCGGCCTCCCCGCCGGCAAGACCAAGGCCTTGTCCCAGGTCTTGTGCTCGCTGCTGCAGGATTCCGCCGGGATATCTCCGGCGCGCGTCTACATCGAGTTCACCGATGCCGCCGGGGGTTTCTGGGGGTGGAACAGCTCCACCTTTTGA
- the hemF gene encoding oxygen-dependent coproporphyrinogen oxidase has product MAGPDIEAVKTYLLDLQDRICDTLEGEEPRARFGEDRWEHASGGGGRTRVLSGGDTFEQGGVNFSHVLGASLPVSATAHRPELAGRSFQATGVSLVIHPLNPYVPTSHANVRFFLAEKEGEAPIWWFGGGFDLTPYYPFEEDVIQWHRTARDACLPFGEDVYPRFKRWCDEYFFLKHRNETRGVGGLFFDDLNEWGFERSFAFLRSVGDHYPKAYLPIVQRRKAIPYGEREREFQLYRRGRYVEFNLVYDRGTLFGLQSGGRTESILMSLPPVAHWRYNWRPEQGSAEENLYLNYLKPREWLES; this is encoded by the coding sequence ATGGCCGGACCCGACATCGAAGCCGTCAAGACCTATCTGCTCGATCTTCAGGACCGCATCTGCGATACCCTGGAAGGCGAAGAACCGCGCGCCCGCTTCGGCGAGGACCGCTGGGAGCACGCCTCCGGCGGCGGCGGCCGGACCCGCGTCCTGAGCGGCGGAGACACCTTCGAGCAGGGCGGCGTCAATTTCTCGCATGTCCTGGGCGCCAGCCTGCCGGTCTCGGCGACGGCACACCGGCCGGAACTGGCCGGCCGCAGCTTCCAGGCGACCGGCGTGTCGCTGGTCATCCATCCGCTGAATCCTTACGTGCCCACCTCGCACGCCAATGTGCGGTTCTTCCTCGCCGAGAAGGAAGGGGAGGCGCCGATCTGGTGGTTCGGCGGCGGCTTCGACCTGACGCCTTACTACCCGTTCGAGGAGGACGTGATCCAATGGCACAGGACGGCCCGGGACGCCTGCCTGCCGTTCGGGGAAGACGTCTACCCCCGGTTCAAGCGCTGGTGCGACGAGTATTTCTTCCTGAAGCATCGCAACGAGACCCGCGGCGTGGGCGGCCTGTTCTTCGACGACCTGAACGAATGGGGATTCGAGCGCAGCTTCGCCTTCCTGCGCAGCGTGGGCGACCATTACCCGAAGGCTTACCTCCCGATCGTCCAGCGGCGGAAGGCGATACCTTATGGGGAGCGGGAGCGGGAGTTCCAGCTTTACCGGCGCGGACGCTACGTCGAATTCAACCTGGTTTACGATCGCGGAACCCTGTTCGGGCTCCAGTCGGGGGGGAGAACCGAATCCATCCTCATGTCACTGCCCCCGGTCGCCCATTGGCGTTACAACTGGAGGCCGGAGCAAGGCAGTGCCGAGGAAAACCTCTATCTCAACTATCTGAAACCGCGGGAATGGCTGGAATCATGA
- a CDS encoding MbcA/ParS/Xre antitoxin family protein: protein MNTVAKAKPEPSSVLGHAFLEAGRKLGLSQSVLEVTIARNRSSISRNGIDPDSKSGELALLLIRIYRSLFALMGGDEAQMAHWMKTRNRHTGGIPAEQIRSVQGLVGVVEYLDAMRGKI from the coding sequence ATGAATACCGTAGCCAAGGCCAAGCCGGAGCCCTCATCCGTTTTGGGACACGCCTTTCTGGAGGCTGGCAGGAAACTCGGGCTGAGCCAGTCGGTACTGGAGGTCACGATTGCTCGCAACCGGAGTTCGATCAGCCGCAACGGCATCGACCCGGACAGCAAATCCGGGGAATTGGCGCTGCTGCTGATCCGGATTTACCGGTCCCTGTTTGCGCTGATGGGGGGCGATGAAGCGCAGATGGCGCACTGGATGAAGACCCGCAATCGGCACACCGGCGGCATTCCGGCGGAACAGATCCGCAGCGTTCAAGGCCTGGTGGGCGTTGTGGAATACCTCGACGCCATGCGAGGGAAAATTTGA
- a CDS encoding C40 family peptidase, which yields MAVVPLTRFVLLLFPVLLSGCASTPEVKQSAPAAANGHVVPYALSLQGAPYVWGGASPARGFDCSGFVQHVYQRHGVDLPRTAREMASKLPEVPKHCRLPGDLLFFRTDGRSYSHVGIYIGNESFVHASSSHSGVKISSLNKPYWLSRFLGVRRPHSRYRLPDDTVAAANHRHRTQRR from the coding sequence ATGGCCGTGGTTCCCCTGACGCGCTTCGTCCTGTTGCTGTTCCCTGTGCTGCTGTCGGGCTGCGCGAGCACGCCCGAGGTGAAGCAGAGCGCGCCGGCTGCTGCCAATGGCCATGTCGTTCCCTATGCGCTGAGTCTGCAAGGGGCACCGTATGTGTGGGGCGGAGCCTCGCCGGCGCGTGGATTCGACTGCAGCGGTTTCGTCCAGCACGTCTACCAGCGGCATGGCGTCGACCTGCCGCGCACCGCCCGCGAGATGGCGAGCAAGCTGCCGGAGGTGCCCAAGCATTGCCGCCTGCCCGGCGACCTCCTGTTTTTCCGGACCGACGGACGCTCGTATTCCCACGTCGGCATCTACATCGGCAATGAATCCTTCGTCCATGCCTCCAGCAGCCATTCCGGCGTCAAGATTTCCAGCCTGAACAAGCCGTACTGGCTGAGCCGCTTCCTGGGCGTGCGGCGGCCGCATTCCCGATACCGGTTGCCGGACGATACCGTGGCCGCCGCCAATCACCGCCATCGAACCCAACGGAGATGA
- the coaBC gene encoding bifunctional phosphopantothenoylcysteine decarboxylase/phosphopantothenate--cysteine ligase CoaBC, with the protein MPSLADLHHKRIVLGVTGGIAAYKAAEVTRRLRQAGAEVRVAMTPAACRFVQPLTFEALSGHPVAHDMFMPGAESAMGHIQLSRWADAILVAPASADFMARISLGLADDLLATLCLAAEVPLFLAPAMNRAMWLHPATRSHAAALAGRGVALLGPDEGDQACGETGPGRMREPARLVPDLADALAAEGLLSGLRVLVSAGPTREPIDPVRFIGNRSSGKMGYALAAAARNAGADVTLVSGPVALDAPAGVETVRVETAAEMYAAVMARTGGADIYIGTAAVADYTPARVADAKIKKHGEQLELTLNRTPDILRSVAALPDKPFVVGFAAETGEVEAHARAKLEAKGADLVAANEVGRGAPGGFERDENALFVCWRGGECHLPLAGKTEIARRLIRLIAERYYAENTDQDP; encoded by the coding sequence ATTCCATCCTTGGCTGACCTCCACCACAAGCGCATTGTTCTCGGCGTGACCGGCGGCATTGCGGCCTATAAGGCCGCAGAGGTCACCCGTCGCCTGCGCCAGGCCGGTGCCGAGGTGCGGGTGGCGATGACGCCGGCGGCCTGCCGGTTCGTCCAGCCTTTGACCTTCGAGGCCCTGTCCGGCCATCCGGTCGCCCACGACATGTTCATGCCCGGTGCCGAGTCGGCGATGGGGCACATCCAGTTGTCCCGCTGGGCGGACGCCATCCTGGTCGCGCCGGCTTCGGCGGATTTCATGGCCCGGATCAGCCTGGGGCTGGCCGACGACCTGCTGGCCACCCTGTGCCTGGCCGCGGAAGTGCCGCTGTTTCTGGCGCCGGCGATGAACCGCGCGATGTGGCTGCATCCGGCGACCCGCTCCCACGCCGCCGCCTTGGCCGGGCGGGGAGTTGCCCTGTTGGGGCCGGACGAAGGCGATCAGGCGTGCGGCGAGACGGGGCCGGGCCGGATGCGGGAGCCGGCGCGGCTCGTCCCCGACCTTGCCGACGCGCTGGCGGCGGAGGGCCTTCTTTCGGGCCTCAGGGTGTTGGTCAGCGCGGGTCCTACCCGCGAGCCCATCGACCCGGTACGTTTCATCGGCAACCGCAGCTCGGGAAAAATGGGCTACGCCCTGGCCGCCGCGGCGCGGAATGCCGGCGCGGACGTCACGCTGGTCAGCGGGCCGGTGGCGCTCGATGCGCCGGCCGGCGTGGAAACCGTGCGGGTGGAAACCGCCGCCGAGATGTACGCGGCGGTAATGGCCCGGACCGGCGGCGCGGACATCTACATCGGCACCGCCGCCGTGGCGGATTACACGCCCGCGCGGGTGGCGGACGCCAAGATCAAGAAACACGGCGAGCAGTTGGAGCTGACCCTGAACCGGACCCCGGACATCCTCCGTTCCGTCGCGGCTTTGCCGGACAAGCCGTTCGTCGTGGGATTCGCCGCCGAGACCGGCGAGGTCGAGGCCCACGCCCGCGCCAAGCTGGAGGCCAAGGGCGCCGATCTGGTGGCCGCCAACGAGGTCGGCCGTGGGGCGCCGGGCGGTTTCGAGCGGGACGAAAATGCCCTGTTCGTGTGCTGGCGCGGCGGCGAGTGCCATTTGCCGCTGGCCGGCAAGACCGAGATTGCCCGCCGACTGATTCGATTGATAGCCGAACGCTACTATGCCGAAAATACAGATCAGGATCCTTGA
- a CDS encoding zinc-dependent alcohol dehydrogenase family protein, which translates to MKAIVMTKPGTAAEALELRDLPEPALAAPTQIKVRLRAAGVNPIDTKVRRRGLFYDDALPAVLGCDGAGEVVEMGAEVDRFRIGDRVWFCHGGLGAEQGNYAEYTVLDQRWAAPIPASLDFIRAAAGPLVLITAWGALYDRGRLQPGQTALVHAAAGGVGHVAVQLAKLRGARVIATVGSPEKAALAKRWGADETIDYRTQDFVAEVNASTGGRGADLVLDTVGPEVFRRSIECTAHFGDLVTLLDTGDTSLAEARMRNLRIGFELMLVPMLRKLDAARDHHVEILRACGEWIDAGKLELYVGGVHPLEQAARVHEIIEAGHATGKLVLRID; encoded by the coding sequence ATGAAAGCCATCGTCATGACCAAGCCCGGCACGGCTGCCGAAGCGCTGGAACTGCGCGATCTGCCCGAGCCGGCGCTGGCGGCGCCGACCCAGATCAAGGTCCGGCTCAGGGCGGCCGGGGTCAATCCCATCGACACCAAGGTCCGCCGCCGCGGGCTGTTCTACGACGATGCCCTGCCGGCGGTACTCGGCTGCGACGGCGCCGGCGAAGTCGTCGAAATGGGGGCCGAGGTCGACCGCTTCCGGATCGGCGACCGGGTCTGGTTCTGCCATGGCGGACTCGGCGCGGAGCAGGGCAACTATGCCGAATACACCGTGCTGGACCAGCGCTGGGCGGCGCCCATACCGGCATCGCTCGATTTCATCCGTGCGGCGGCCGGTCCCCTGGTGCTGATCACGGCCTGGGGCGCTTTGTACGACCGGGGACGGCTGCAGCCCGGCCAGACCGCGCTGGTCCATGCCGCCGCCGGCGGCGTCGGCCACGTCGCGGTGCAACTGGCAAAGCTGCGGGGGGCGCGGGTGATCGCCACCGTGGGATCTCCCGAGAAGGCTGCACTGGCCAAGCGCTGGGGAGCCGATGAAACCATCGATTACCGGACTCAGGATTTCGTCGCCGAGGTCAACGCCTCGACCGGCGGCCGGGGCGCCGATCTGGTGCTGGACACGGTCGGTCCCGAGGTGTTCCGCCGCAGCATCGAATGTACCGCCCACTTCGGCGATCTGGTGACCCTGCTCGATACCGGCGATACGTCCCTCGCCGAAGCGCGGATGCGCAACCTCAGGATCGGCTTCGAACTGATGCTGGTGCCGATGCTGCGCAAGCTGGACGCGGCGCGGGACCATCACGTGGAAATCCTCCGCGCCTGCGGCGAATGGATCGATGCCGGCAAGCTCGAGCTGTATGTCGGTGGCGTCCATCCGCTGGAACAGGCCGCCCGAGTGCACGAAATCATCGAGGCAGGACACGCCACCGGCAAGCTGGTGCTGCGTATCGACTGA
- the dut gene encoding dUTP diphosphatase: MPKIQIRILDPRLGNEIPLPHYATPGAAGLDLRACLDAPLVLRPGETELIPTGFAIHIGDPDLAAVLLPRSGLGHKHGIVLGNLVGLIDSDYQGQVLVSCWNRGSEAFEIAVGERIAQMVFVPVAQVAFEQVEAFAESRRAEGGFGHTGRH, translated from the coding sequence ATGCCGAAAATACAGATCAGGATCCTTGATCCCCGCCTCGGCAACGAAATCCCATTGCCGCACTACGCCACGCCGGGCGCCGCCGGGCTCGACCTCCGGGCCTGCCTCGACGCACCGTTGGTGCTGCGGCCGGGCGAGACGGAGTTGATCCCGACCGGCTTCGCCATCCATATCGGCGACCCGGACTTGGCGGCCGTGCTGTTGCCGCGCTCGGGACTGGGCCACAAGCACGGCATCGTGCTGGGCAATCTGGTGGGCCTGATCGATTCCGATTACCAGGGCCAGGTGCTGGTGTCCTGCTGGAACCGGGGCTCGGAAGCCTTCGAAATCGCCGTCGGCGAGCGCATCGCCCAGATGGTGTTCGTGCCGGTGGCCCAGGTCGCCTTCGAGCAGGTCGAAGCGTTCGCCGAAAGCCGGCGGGCCGAGGGCGGATTCGGCCATACCGGCCGGCATTAG
- the radC gene encoding DNA repair protein RadC produces the protein MPITDWPADERPRERLLKLGPAALSDAELLAIFLRTGIAGKSAVDLARELLQEFGSLSALLKADHQRFVKSAGLGTAKYTQIQAVLELARRHFEECLKREDALTSPELTRQYLSNWLKGKPYEVFVGLFLDNQHRVIRAEELFRGTIDGASVYPREVVKQALAENAAAMIFAHNHPSGICEPSEADRMLTQRLKQALGLVDIRVLDHFIIGDGLPYSFAERGLL, from the coding sequence ATGCCCATCACCGACTGGCCCGCCGACGAACGCCCGCGCGAACGGCTGCTGAAGCTCGGCCCCGCCGCGCTGTCCGACGCCGAATTGCTGGCCATTTTTCTGCGTACCGGCATCGCCGGCAAAAGCGCGGTCGACCTCGCGCGCGAACTGCTCCAGGAATTCGGCTCGCTGTCCGCCCTGCTCAAGGCGGACCACCAGCGTTTCGTCAAATCGGCCGGCCTGGGCACCGCGAAATACACACAGATTCAAGCCGTGCTCGAACTCGCGCGGCGCCATTTCGAAGAATGCCTGAAGCGCGAGGATGCGCTCACCAGCCCCGAGCTGACGCGGCAATACCTCTCCAACTGGCTGAAGGGCAAACCTTACGAGGTGTTCGTCGGGCTGTTCCTGGACAACCAGCACCGGGTGATCCGCGCGGAGGAGCTGTTCCGCGGCACCATCGACGGGGCCTCGGTGTACCCTCGCGAAGTGGTCAAACAGGCGCTCGCCGAGAACGCCGCGGCCATGATCTTCGCCCACAACCACCCCTCCGGCATCTGCGAACCCAGCGAGGCCGACCGCATGCTCACGCAAAGGCTGAAGCAGGCGCTGGGACTGGTCGACATCCGCGTGCTCGACCATTTCATCATCGGCGACGGCCTACCTTATTCCTTTGCCGAGCGGGGATTGCTCTGA
- a CDS encoding glutaredoxin domain-containing protein, whose amino-acid sequence MATLASAAWAEAPADVEVFVRPGCPHCEEAEAFLDALARERPALRVLIRDVVQDRRALARLQAPAAEHHEPPRFPRFWCGDTGSSAIPVNPAMGSGSLHCGVVPGRPVAAQPKQTYGRGVSLSLPASAKPGFYACMRKTSGTPLSAPSCSPSWFSGSNSFAPPGSRPRTPGS is encoded by the coding sequence ATGGCGACGCTGGCCAGCGCGGCGTGGGCGGAGGCGCCTGCCGACGTCGAAGTCTTCGTACGGCCGGGGTGCCCGCATTGCGAGGAAGCCGAAGCCTTTCTGGATGCGCTCGCCCGCGAGCGTCCCGCCCTGCGTGTCCTGATCCGCGACGTCGTCCAGGACCGGCGCGCCCTGGCCCGGCTGCAGGCGCCGGCAGCCGAACACCATGAACCTCCCCGGTTCCCTCGTTTCTGGTGCGGGGACACTGGTTCGTCGGCTATTCCGGTGAATCCGGCGATGGGCAGCGGATCGCTGCACTGCGGGGTGGTGCCGGGCCGGCCGGTAGCTGCGCAGCCGAAGCAGACCTACGGCCGCGGGGTGTCGCTCTCCCTTCCCGCCTCCGCCAAGCCGGGCTTCTATGCCTGCATGCGGAAAACCTCTGGGACGCCATTGTCGGCGCCGTCGTGCTCGCCGTCCTGGTTCAGTGGCTCGAACTCCTTTGCACCTCCGGGTTCCCGGCCCCGTACACCCGGATCCTGA
- the cmoB gene encoding tRNA 5-methoxyuridine(34)/uridine 5-oxyacetic acid(34) synthase CmoB: MSDRDLFSGLLAPRFFPGWAELLLPRIEARRQDGRHGDWPGWLALLRELPNVAPTLLDFAADAVKVGAETDCDGATRRSIETALRRLHPWRKGPYAIHGILIDTEWRSDLKWRRLDGAIAPLAGRRVLDVGCGNGYHAWRMLGAGAKSVIGIDPTLLSVAQFLAVRHFAGDWPVAVLPLGIEDFPSGTCAFDTVFSMGVLYHRRSPFDHLAELKGCLRPGGELVLETLVIEGEAGQVLVPEGRYAQMRNVWFIPSPPTLSSWLARAGFRRARLIDVSPTTIREQRSTGWMRFQSLADFLDPDDPSRTVEGHPAPRRAIFLAEAP; the protein is encoded by the coding sequence GTGAGCGATCGCGATCTGTTTTCCGGGCTGCTGGCTCCCCGGTTTTTTCCGGGCTGGGCCGAGCTTCTTCTGCCCAGGATCGAGGCCCGTCGTCAGGACGGGCGCCACGGCGATTGGCCGGGCTGGCTCGCGCTCCTGCGGGAGCTGCCGAATGTCGCTCCCACGCTGCTGGACTTCGCAGCGGATGCGGTGAAGGTGGGGGCGGAGACGGATTGCGATGGCGCCACCCGCCGGTCCATCGAAACCGCTCTGCGCCGGCTCCACCCCTGGCGCAAAGGGCCTTACGCGATTCACGGCATCCTCATCGACACCGAATGGCGCTCGGATCTGAAGTGGCGGCGGCTGGACGGAGCCATCGCGCCGCTCGCGGGGCGGCGGGTGCTCGACGTCGGCTGTGGCAACGGCTATCACGCCTGGCGCATGCTGGGGGCGGGAGCGAAGTCCGTGATCGGTATCGATCCCACCCTGCTCAGCGTGGCGCAGTTCCTGGCCGTGCGGCATTTCGCGGGAGACTGGCCGGTCGCCGTGCTGCCTTTGGGAATCGAGGACTTTCCGTCCGGGACCTGCGCCTTCGACACGGTGTTCTCGATGGGAGTGCTGTATCACCGCCGCTCGCCGTTCGACCATCTGGCGGAATTGAAAGGCTGTCTGCGGCCGGGCGGGGAACTGGTACTGGAAACCTTGGTCATCGAAGGCGAGGCGGGCCAGGTGCTGGTGCCCGAGGGGCGCTATGCGCAGATGCGCAACGTCTGGTTCATTCCGTCGCCGCCGACGTTGTCGTCCTGGCTGGCGCGCGCCGGCTTTCGCCGTGCCCGGCTGATCGATGTTTCCCCCACTACGATCAGGGAACAGCGCTCGACCGGCTGGATGCGGTTCCAGTCGCTGGCGGACTTCCTCGATCCGGACGATCCGTCCCGCACGGTCGAAGGCCATCCCGCGCCGCGGCGGGCGATCTTTCTGGCCGAGGCGCCCTGA
- a CDS encoding phospholipid-binding protein MlaC, producing the protein MNVKAVLRYASCLQFVLLLCGVSAASAYAEQLSPPQQVIQQTSNQLQSSLQKPEYKEDFRKATELVERIIDPHVDFERVSILVLGKFWKTATPDQRDRFKKEFRTLLVRTYTTAFTEYSNWNIRYLPVQEGTDPGKTMVRTEVLQEGAQPVAVNYRMVLTGGEWKVYDVLIEGISLLQNYRTSFTNQVAQTGLEPLIKDLVKRNANAFKEPLAHKES; encoded by the coding sequence ATGAATGTCAAGGCCGTATTGCGTTACGCGAGTTGCTTGCAATTCGTGCTACTGCTATGCGGGGTGTCTGCGGCGTCGGCCTATGCCGAGCAACTCTCGCCTCCGCAGCAAGTGATCCAGCAGACGTCGAACCAGCTCCAGAGCTCGCTGCAAAAGCCCGAATACAAGGAGGACTTCCGCAAGGCGACCGAACTGGTCGAGCGCATCATCGATCCGCATGTGGATTTCGAGCGGGTCTCCATCCTGGTTCTCGGAAAATTCTGGAAGACCGCCACGCCGGATCAGAGAGACCGGTTCAAGAAGGAGTTCAGGACGCTCCTGGTCCGGACCTATACCACGGCGTTTACCGAGTATTCCAACTGGAACATCCGCTATCTGCCAGTGCAGGAGGGCACCGATCCCGGCAAGACGATGGTCCGGACCGAAGTCCTGCAGGAAGGCGCGCAGCCGGTCGCGGTCAACTACCGCATGGTCCTGACCGGCGGCGAGTGGAAGGTCTACGATGTGCTGATCGAAGGCATCAGCCTGCTGCAGAACTATCGCACCAGCTTCACCAATCAGGTCGCGCAGACGGGCCTGGAACCGCTGATCAAGGACCTGGTAAAGCGCAATGCCAACGCGTTCAAGGAACCGCTGGCTCACAAGGAATCATGA
- the aroE gene encoding shikimate dehydrogenase — MTRPDRYAVFGHPIKHSQSPRIHALFAAQTGQDLIYTAEDVPPERFEPCVREFFDGGGRGLNCTVPLKELAWRLADSRSERAERARAVNTLALRDDGSVFGDNTDGIGLLRDLRDNLGLNLAGARILILGAGGATRGILAPLLAERPARLVIANRTVAMAETLAAEFGDLGPVEGCGFAALAGHRFDLILNATAASLSGELPPLPTDALAPGGSCYDLAYASEPTPFVRWGREKHADVSADGIGMLVEQAAEAFLLWRGVRPETRPVIEILEAERRTAK; from the coding sequence ATGACCCGGCCCGACCGATACGCGGTGTTCGGGCACCCGATCAAGCACAGTCAGTCGCCCCGCATCCACGCCCTGTTCGCCGCCCAGACCGGCCAGGACCTGATCTACACCGCCGAGGACGTGCCGCCCGAACGGTTCGAGCCCTGCGTCCGCGAGTTCTTCGACGGCGGCGGCCGCGGCCTCAACTGCACCGTCCCGCTCAAGGAACTCGCCTGGCGGCTGGCGGACAGCCGCAGCGAGCGGGCGGAGCGGGCGCGCGCCGTCAACACGCTGGCCTTGCGGGACGACGGCTCGGTCTTCGGCGACAACACCGACGGCATCGGCCTGCTCCGCGACCTGCGGGACAACCTCGGGCTGAACCTGGCGGGCGCGAGAATCCTGATACTCGGCGCCGGCGGGGCGACGCGGGGAATCCTGGCGCCCCTGCTGGCGGAGCGGCCGGCCCGGCTGGTCATCGCCAACCGCACCGTCGCGATGGCGGAAACCCTGGCGGCGGAATTCGGCGATCTGGGCCCCGTCGAAGGCTGCGGTTTCGCCGCACTGGCCGGGCACCGCTTCGACCTGATCCTCAACGCCACCGCCGCCAGCCTGAGCGGCGAGCTCCCGCCGCTCCCCACCGACGCGCTCGCCCCCGGCGGCAGTTGCTACGACCTGGCCTACGCCTCCGAGCCCACGCCCTTCGTGCGGTGGGGCCGGGAAAAGCACGCGGACGTCAGCGCCGACGGCATCGGCATGCTGGTGGAACAGGCCGCGGAAGCCTTCCTGCTCTGGCGCGGCGTGCGCCCGGAAACGCGGCCGGTGATCGAGATCCTCGAAGCCGAGCGGCGAACCGCGAAGTGA
- the hemB gene encoding porphobilinogen synthase, whose amino-acid sequence MLETRPGRFPSIRPRRMRKDDFSRRLMRENRLTVDDLIYPLFVTEGSKLREPVASMPGVERLSLDLLLDEATAAFELGVPAVALFPVIDPDKKDLEASEAWNPEGLAQRAVRILKARLPELGVVTDVALDPFTSHGQDGLIDEAGYVVNDKTVEALVRQALSHAAAGADVVAPSDMMDGRIGAIRQALEAEGFVNTRILAYSAKYASSFYGPFRDAVGSAANLRGGNKYSYQMDPANGDEALREVELDLQEGADMVMVKPGMPYLDIVRRVKERFGVPTYAYQVSGEYAMLKAAAQNGWLDGRAVVLESLLAFKRAGADGILTYFAKDVATWLK is encoded by the coding sequence ATGCTCGAGACCCGACCCGGACGTTTCCCTTCCATCCGCCCGCGCCGCATGCGCAAGGACGACTTCAGCCGCCGCCTGATGCGGGAAAACCGGCTGACGGTGGACGACCTGATTTATCCCCTGTTCGTCACCGAAGGCAGCAAGCTCCGCGAACCGGTCGCATCGATGCCCGGCGTGGAGCGCCTCAGCCTGGACCTCCTGCTGGACGAGGCAACCGCCGCTTTCGAGCTGGGCGTCCCGGCGGTCGCCCTGTTTCCCGTGATCGACCCGGACAAGAAGGATCTGGAGGCCAGCGAAGCCTGGAACCCGGAAGGCTTGGCCCAGCGCGCCGTCAGGATACTGAAGGCCCGGCTGCCCGAACTCGGCGTCGTCACCGACGTCGCCCTGGACCCCTTCACCTCGCATGGCCAGGACGGCCTGATCGACGAGGCCGGCTACGTGGTCAACGACAAGACGGTGGAAGCCCTGGTGAGACAGGCGCTGTCCCACGCCGCCGCCGGTGCCGACGTCGTCGCCCCTTCCGACATGATGGACGGCCGCATCGGCGCCATCCGGCAGGCCCTCGAGGCCGAGGGCTTCGTCAACACCCGCATCCTCGCCTACTCGGCGAAGTACGCCTCCAGCTTCTACGGCCCGTTCCGCGACGCGGTGGGCTCGGCCGCAAACCTCCGTGGCGGCAACAAATACAGCTACCAGATGGACCCCGCCAACGGCGACGAAGCGCTTAGGGAAGTCGAACTGGACCTGCAGGAAGGCGCGGACATGGTCATGGTCAAGCCCGGCATGCCCTACCTGGACATCGTGCGGCGGGTGAAGGAGCGCTTCGGGGTACCCACCTACGCCTACCAGGTCAGCGGCGAGTACGCCATGCTGAAGGCCGCGGCGCAGAACGGCTGGCTGGACGGGCGCGCGGTCGTCCTGGAATCACTGCTGGCCTTCAAGCGGGCCGGCGCCGACGGCATCCTCACCTATTTCGCCAAGGACGTGGCGACTTGGCTGAAATGA